Part of the Caulobacter sp. SL161 genome is shown below.
CGGTGTTCGCCGGCTACAAGGGGCGCGGCGCCTTCAAGACCTGGCCTGAGACCATGCTGGCCGACTATGTCGCCGGCGGAGTCGTCGACGCGCCGGACGGCAAGGTGCGCCTGGCCTGCGCCCCGGCCTGGGAAGCCTCGAACTACGCCGCCCAGGCGCACGATCCCTGGCGCGCGGTTCGGCGGGTGACCGCGCCGGTGCGCATCCTCAAGGCCCAGAAGCATTCGACCTGCCGCGCCGGCGACGGCTTCGCGCGGCGAGGGCGCGACGTCCGGATCGAGACGATCGAGGGCACGAGCCACTTCCTGCCCATGGAGCGCCCCGATCTGGTGCGCGACGCCCTGTTCGAGATGGCGACGGCTTAGAGCGCCAGCCCGCTGATCTCGTGGCGGGACAAGGCCGCCCGCGCGGCGTCGGTCACCGGCACCACCTTGCGGGCGTCGAGGTCGAAGGTGATCGCCACCGCCTCGGAGGTGCCCCAGGGCTCGCCGGTGGCGGGGTCCAGCATCCAGTGGACCACGCGCATGGTCCGGGCGTCGGTTCCCAGCAGGCCCGAGCGGATCTCGATCCGATCCCCGGCGCGCGGCCAGGCCAGGTGGACGATCCGGTACTCCAGCACCGCGCCGCCCATCCGCTGAGGCTTGTGCTCGGCATGCTCGACCACGAGGTCGCGGAACGGATGGATGAACGTGCCGATGCCGTCCGACACCCGGCCGATGAACTGCTCGGTGCGCATCCGTCCGAACACGTCGCAGTCCGACGGCAAGAGGCCGCCCAGACCGATCCGGGCCAGACCCAGGGCGTCGGCGCGCGCCAGGTTGGCGGTGGGCGTAAACGGGGAGAGGTCGATGCTGCGGGCCTGGGCGCGCTCGGGAACCGCGATCTTCAGCGCCTCGGCGCGCTCGCGGGCGATCCTGGGCCAGGGGAAGGGCTGGCCGTCCCGCGGCGTGGCGTGGACGACCGTGGTCTGGAAGGTGGCCGCCAGTTCGCCGGAGGCCGGGTGGATCAGGAGCTGCAGGATCCGCGCCTCGGTCTCGCTCATCTCGATGACCCCGCCCAGCATGTAGAGCGGCGCGCCGGCGTGGGCCTCGCGCAGGAAGCGGATATGCTGCTCCTTGACCAGCAGGGTCGCATTGGCGTGGGGCGAGAAGGCGTGCGGCAGGCCCAGCTCGGCGGCCATGCCGATCAAGCCTTCCTGGGCGCGCACCACATAGTGGCGCACGTTCATGTGCCCCATCTCGTCGCAGTCCCAGGTGTTCACGCCACCACGCCAGATCTCGACGCCGGGGAGGGGCTGGGCGGTCGTCATGGCGAAAACTCAAGCGATGGTGAACGTTTGTTCGAACCTAGCGGGCTTTGCTCAGCTTCGGCAATCGGCGCAAAGGCCGTGGGCCTCGATCGTCACGCCCCGCAGCGCATAGCCGGCGGCCTCGCCGGCGGCGATGATCTCGGCGCTGGCCTTGGGTTCGATCTCGCGGGTCGCGCCGCAGCAGTCGCAGATCAGGAAGGCTGCGGCGTGGCCGTCAGCCTCCTTGCGACAGGCGACATAGGCGTTGAGGCTCTCGATCCGGTGCGCGAAGCCCTGCTTTTCCAGGAAGTCGAGGGCGCGATAGACGGTCGGCGGCTTGGCCGGCGGGCCGCTTCCCCCGAAGGACGAGATCAGGTCATAGGCCTTCACCGGCTGGCCGGCTTCCAGCAACAACTCGAGCACCCGGCGGCGCGGCGCGGTCAGGCGCTGGTCGGCGGCCGCGCAGCGCGCCTCGGCCGCGTCGAGCTCGGCCGCCAGGGCCGCGCCGGCGACGCCGTGGTTGTGGTGGTCGTGTCCGCAGGAGGGAGCGTTGGCCATGCTCAAGAGGTAGAGGTCGGGTGGCGCTGGCGCAAGCTACAGCAGAGGTTTGGATAGCGCCGCCGCCTCGGCCTCGCAGCGCGCCGGCGCCGGCGCCGGACCCGCCGCGCGCGCCGCATCGAGTTCGGCCCGGGCGGCGGCGAGATCGGCCTTGAAGGCGTCGGACGACTTCAGCGCCGACAGCAGGTTTTCCGCGTTCATCCGGCCCGCCTCGACCGAGCTCATGTTGTGCACGCCGCAGACCACGCGGCTTTCGCCATAGGCCTGGGCGCGGGTCAGGATCGCCTCGCGGCGGTCGGGCGCCACCTCGGCCAGGACAAGGCCGACGCTCCAGCCCCAGGTCGCGTGGCCGGAAGGGTAGTCCGGCGACAGCGCCAGGCCCAGGCTACGCTTGATGCAGATCGGCCCCTCCTCGCTGAAATAGGGGCGGGGGCGGCGATATTTGAGTTTCGGCCCGGCGACGGCCGAGCGAACGTCGCGGCTCATGCGCAGCAGGGTGGCGGCGAGTTTCGGATTGCGTTCGAACGATGGGGTGACCCCCAGGGCGCAGGCGTAGCCGTCGAGGACCCTCTCCTCGACATTGTCCTCCTGGGCCAGCGACCAGCGCGGCGTGTCCTTCAGGGCGCGCGTGGCGCGGAAGATCTCGCGGTCTCGCAAGGCCGCCTCCGAGCCCTTGGCCGGCGGTGGCGGCAGGTGGTCGCGCGCGTCGAACACGCCCTTGGCCAGGTAGCGGTTGCTGGGCGCATCGCCGCTCAGCGTGGCGCAGCCGGTCAGCATCAGGGCGGCGGTGGTGACGAGCCAGACAGCGCGCATGAAAAAGGGTCCCCGAAATTACTTTCGGGGACCCTGCATTTTCAACTCCGGCGGATCAAGCCCGCCGGACTGTCAGCCTTACTTGCCGAACAGCTTGTTCCAGCGCGGCTTTTCGCGGCCTTCCCAGGCCTTGCGCCAGTAGGCGTCGCTGGCGATCAGCGGAACCACCGTGGTGGCTTCGGCGAAGACCATCTGCTCGTAGGTGGTCGAGACCTTGCCCCACGAGGCGGCTTCCTTCAGCGTCGACGAGCTGCAGGCGCCGTCACGGACGTCGGCGACCGTGATCTGGATGGCGTACTTGTGCATGTCGGCCTCGACGCCGAGGATCTCGGCGCAGACGACGGTGTCCTGGGCGAAGTTCTTGGGCACGCCGCCGCCGACCATGAACAGGCCCGTGGTGCCGGCCGCGATCTTGACGTCCGTCAGTTCACGGAAGTCGGCGACCGCGTCGATCATCAGGTAGGGCTTCTTCTCGGCGATCTTTTCCTTCTGGTGCTTGACCAGACCGAAACCGGCCGAGCTGTCGACGAAGGCCGGGCAGAAGATCGGCACGCCCTCTTCGTAGCAGGTCTGGATCAGCGAGCCTTCCTTCTTGGCGTTACCTTCCGCCAGCCACTTGCCCATCTCCCAGATGAACTCGCGCGAGGAATAGCCACGGGGCTCGAGCTTGTTGCAGATCTCCAGGATCGTGTGATCGCAGGCCTGCAGCTCTTCTTCGTCGATATAGGTGTCGTAGATGCGGTCGATATAGTTGTCGCGCAGGACGTTGTCGTCGACCGGGCCGGCGGCCTGATAGTGCTTGAAGCCGAGGGCTTCGAAGAAGTCCATGTCGACGATGCTGGCGCCGGTGGCGACCACGGCGTCGATCATGCCGTTCTTCACCATGTCGCGGTAGACGTGCATGCAGCCGCCCGCCGAGGTCGAACCGGCCAGGATCAGCCAGGTCGAGCAGCCCTTGTCGGCCAGGGCCATGTTGAAGATGTCGGCGGCGCGGGCGGTGTCGCGCGAGCTGAACGACATCTTGCGCATCGAGTCGATGATCGGACGGGCGTCGTAGCTGGTGATGTCGACGTGCTCGACGACCTTCTGGAGGAGTTCGGCTTTTTGGTTGTTCGGAACGGGAGCGTTCATCGCTTCGGTTTCCCTGACTTTGGACGCCCGTCGTTGAAACAAGCTCTTCACCGGGACGGAGCGACCGGAGGGAGCGAAAAGTACGAGCCGCGCTCGACGTCTGAAAACGTCGAGCGCGGCGCGCGGTTTAACTCAGAAACGATCTACTGGCGAACCGTGTCGGATCAGCGACGGCGCTTGCGCTTGCCGGCCGCGCCCTTGGGACGCGAGAAGCGGACGATCTTGCGCTCTTCCGTCTCCTGA
Proteins encoded:
- a CDS encoding thioesterase family protein; the encoded protein is MTTAQPLPGVEIWRGGVNTWDCDEMGHMNVRHYVVRAQEGLIGMAAELGLPHAFSPHANATLLVKEQHIRFLREAHAGAPLYMLGGVIEMSETEARILQLLIHPASGELAATFQTTVVHATPRDGQPFPWPRIARERAEALKIAVPERAQARSIDLSPFTPTANLARADALGLARIGLGGLLPSDCDVFGRMRTEQFIGRVSDGIGTFIHPFRDLVVEHAEHKPQRMGGAVLEYRIVHLAWPRAGDRIEIRSGLLGTDARTMRVVHWMLDPATGEPWGTSEAVAITFDLDARKVVPVTDAARAALSRHEISGLAL
- a CDS encoding Fur family transcriptional regulator, which translates into the protein MANAPSCGHDHHNHGVAGAALAAELDAAEARCAAADQRLTAPRRRVLELLLEAGQPVKAYDLISSFGGSGPPAKPPTVYRALDFLEKQGFAHRIESLNAYVACRKEADGHAAAFLICDCCGATREIEPKASAEIIAAGEAAGYALRGVTIEAHGLCADCRS
- a CDS encoding acid phosphatase, with translation MRAVWLVTTAALMLTGCATLSGDAPSNRYLAKGVFDARDHLPPPPAKGSEAALRDREIFRATRALKDTPRWSLAQEDNVEERVLDGYACALGVTPSFERNPKLAATLLRMSRDVRSAVAGPKLKYRRPRPYFSEEGPICIKRSLGLALSPDYPSGHATWGWSVGLVLAEVAPDRREAILTRAQAYGESRVVCGVHNMSSVEAGRMNAENLLSALKSSDAFKADLAAARAELDAARAAGPAPAPARCEAEAAALSKPLL
- a CDS encoding 1,9-bis(guanidino)-5-aza-nonane synthase codes for the protein MNAPVPNNQKAELLQKVVEHVDITSYDARPIIDSMRKMSFSSRDTARAADIFNMALADKGCSTWLILAGSTSAGGCMHVYRDMVKNGMIDAVVATGASIVDMDFFEALGFKHYQAAGPVDDNVLRDNYIDRIYDTYIDEEELQACDHTILEICNKLEPRGYSSREFIWEMGKWLAEGNAKKEGSLIQTCYEEGVPIFCPAFVDSSAGFGLVKHQKEKIAEKKPYLMIDAVADFRELTDVKIAAGTTGLFMVGGGVPKNFAQDTVVCAEILGVEADMHKYAIQITVADVRDGACSSSTLKEAASWGKVSTTYEQMVFAEATTVVPLIASDAYWRKAWEGREKPRWNKLFGK